A stretch of DNA from Candidatus Korarchaeota archaeon NZ13-K:
CCGTGAGGTGATCCCTTAGCTCCTAGCTCCGAGGAGAGCATGTCTAGCGCGTGGCTGAACATGTGCTCGCTTCCGCTTGCCGGTCTCGAGCTCCCTGCTATGCTCATCGCTACCCCGCTCCCTATGAGGGCTTTGACGAGTATCCTGGTGGACTCCTCAAGGCGAACCCCTATCTCGTGCGCATGATCCATTGCTATCTTCGCGCTCAAGAGGGACATTGATGCTGCGTACTCGCTGTAAGGCTCGTCTCTCAATTTGTAAGCCAATTCCCAGTCCCTAACTGCGGTTATTTTCGCGACAAGGTCCCCGAAACCGGATTTGAACGTTATGGGGGATGCCCTGCTTATTATCGTGGTGTCCGCTATTATCGCGGTAGGGGCCTCCGTCCTGACAGACCTCCCCAGCCTCGCCTCAACTTCCTTGGATAGTATGAAGCTTACCGCTGGGGAAGCTATACCATCGTGACTGGCCGATGTCGGAACCACGAGATATCTGACCCCCATCTCGGCCGCGACCAGCTTGGCCATGTCCAACGGTCTCCCGCCACCCACCCCTATGATCAGACCGGCGCCCGCCTTACCGGAGAGCTTTATCATGTTCATAAGTTCCTCGAACCTCCCTGACTCGGATGCTATGTGAAAGAGCTTATGCTCCGGCTCCAGTGAGGAGATGAGATCCTCCGCCACGGTCTTCGTCACGCTGGGCCCGCTTATCACGACTATCGGAGAGCTCACACCCAAGCTCTGCAGAACCTCTCCGACCTTTGAGATGGCGTTGGGTCCGAAGAATATGTATCTTGGACTTTCTATCCTCTCGAGCCCTTTCTTGTTCTCCAACCCCAGCGCACCGGTCTCATGGGCCCTTCCCTCAAATATAACGGTTAGGGTAATCTTTTTTAGGACGAT
This window harbors:
- a CDS encoding iron-containing alcohol dehydrogenase, which encodes MFFGPNAISKVGEVLQSLGVSSPIVVISGPSVTKTVAEDLISSLEPEHKLFHIASESGRFEELMNMIKLSGKAGAGLIIGVGGGRPLDMAKLVAAEMGVRYLVVPTSASHDGIASPAVSFILSKEVEARLGRSVRTEAPTAIIADTTIISRASPITFKSGFGDLVAKITAVRDWELAYKLRDEPYSEYAASMSLLSAKIAMDHAHEIGVRLEESTRILVKALIGSGVAMSIAGSSRPASGSEHMFSHALDMLSSELGAKGSPHGIQVALGTIMMAYLQGQDWKTIKEKLIEAGVPTTAEEAGIDPNLVIKALTIAHKVRRRYTILGTSGLTPSAAEKLARVTGVIR